In one Polynucleobacter sp. JS-JIR-5-A7 genomic region, the following are encoded:
- a CDS encoding SDR family oxidoreductase codes for MKQTGIANFAGKRIWVIGASSGIGEACAKAFINQGAKVALSSRRVERLNAIAEHAKLAQTLVIPLDVTNRDQLTQGYQALLKTWGGLDLLLFVSGIYVPLRADDFEINIAEQTIEANLLGPMRAVALALPEMLKAHSGHIAIVGSVAGYSGLPKALAYGPSKAGIINFCETLYYDLLPQGISVHMISPGFVATEATAQNDFEMPALITTEEAAKEILSGIQRGEFDIHFPKRFSGFLKFLRILPYPLYFWIVRRFVKI; via the coding sequence ATGAAACAAACAGGTATAGCAAATTTTGCAGGAAAGCGCATCTGGGTCATTGGCGCCTCTAGCGGAATTGGCGAAGCATGCGCTAAAGCCTTCATCAATCAAGGCGCTAAAGTTGCGTTATCGAGCAGAAGAGTAGAACGTTTAAATGCAATCGCAGAGCATGCAAAGCTTGCTCAAACCTTAGTCATTCCATTAGATGTCACCAATCGTGATCAACTCACTCAAGGCTATCAGGCTCTCCTTAAGACTTGGGGTGGATTAGATTTATTACTATTTGTCTCAGGCATCTATGTGCCCTTACGGGCAGACGATTTTGAGATCAATATTGCAGAGCAAACGATTGAGGCCAATCTCCTTGGACCCATGAGGGCAGTTGCACTAGCCCTACCTGAAATGCTCAAGGCGCATTCCGGACATATTGCCATTGTTGGTAGCGTTGCAGGATATAGCGGCCTACCTAAAGCATTAGCTTATGGCCCTAGTAAAGCCGGCATCATCAATTTCTGTGAAACTCTGTACTACGATTTACTGCCGCAAGGTATCAGTGTTCATATGATCTCCCCGGGTTTTGTTGCAACCGAGGCTACTGCTCAAAATGATTTTGAAATGCCTGCCTTGATTACGACTGAAGAAGCTGCCAAAGAAATTTTAAGCGGCATCCAAAGAGGGGAATTTGATATTCACTTCCCTAAGAGATTCTCAGGATTTTTAAAGTTCTTAAGAATTCTGCCTTATCCACTCTATTTCTGGATTGTGCGGCGCTTCGTCAAAATCTAA
- a CDS encoding thiol:disulfide interchange protein DsbA/DsbL has product MMIAFSKRVFFVFFFIFLSGLAIAQGQKIEEGFEYRVLPVPQPVGTKGKVEFIEFFWYGCPHCYDFEPELSAWVKRQPKDVVFRRVPVAFRDDFLPHSQLFYALEAMGKGNALNEKVMYAMHKENKRLLTEPEITDWVASQGVDSNTFLATYRSFAVVSKARAAKQLAEAYRIDGVPTIVMQGRYVTSPSIAGTKAKAIAVMDYLEEKIRKDKYK; this is encoded by the coding sequence ATGATGATCGCATTTAGTAAAAGAGTATTTTTTGTATTCTTCTTTATTTTTTTGAGTGGCCTTGCCATTGCGCAGGGACAAAAAATTGAAGAGGGATTTGAATATCGCGTTTTGCCTGTGCCCCAGCCAGTGGGAACCAAAGGCAAAGTTGAGTTCATTGAATTCTTTTGGTATGGCTGTCCCCATTGCTATGACTTTGAGCCTGAGCTTAGTGCTTGGGTGAAGCGTCAACCAAAAGATGTAGTTTTCCGTAGAGTGCCAGTAGCGTTCCGCGATGATTTCTTGCCACATAGCCAACTTTTCTATGCGCTTGAGGCGATGGGTAAAGGTAATGCCTTGAATGAGAAGGTGATGTATGCGATGCATAAGGAAAATAAACGCTTACTGACCGAGCCTGAAATTACAGATTGGGTTGCCTCACAAGGCGTTGATAGCAATACTTTTTTAGCCACCTATCGCTCCTTTGCTGTTGTGTCTAAGGCAAGAGCTGCCAAGCAATTGGCGGAGGCATATCGTATTGACGGTGTTCCTACGATTGTGATGCAGGGCAGGTATGTTACTTCACCATCTATCGCTGGGACTAAAGCTAAAGCAATTGCTGTGATGGATTATCTCGAAGAGAAAATTCGGAAAGATAAGTACAAGTAG
- a CDS encoding SPOR domain-containing protein: MMKKPNQQDGFMKHERESIPVNNAQYGGTILGFVLGLGAGLGIAFFIAFYLSKNTPQERPGVRAPNLPMLIKPADQADGEAAAPAEQLDLNKPLQGKSPAPATTDPIGDLVGGKKSAEAAAQAAAKGDAIYFLQVGAFTKRADADAQKASLAIQGIQTQLSEVTADGNTLWRVRSGPYNSPEESNPARDKLNTLGIKPTLIKASK, from the coding sequence ATGATGAAAAAACCGAATCAGCAGGATGGCTTCATGAAGCACGAAAGAGAATCTATTCCTGTTAATAATGCTCAATATGGCGGCACTATTCTGGGCTTTGTTTTGGGTTTAGGCGCTGGTCTTGGGATTGCATTTTTTATTGCTTTCTACCTTTCTAAAAATACGCCTCAAGAAAGACCTGGCGTACGCGCGCCAAATTTACCAATGTTGATTAAGCCTGCCGATCAAGCTGACGGAGAGGCTGCTGCCCCCGCAGAGCAATTAGATTTGAATAAGCCACTACAAGGCAAAAGTCCTGCACCAGCTACCACTGATCCTATTGGCGATTTGGTAGGCGGTAAGAAGTCAGCGGAAGCTGCTGCTCAAGCAGCCGCAAAGGGCGATGCTATTTATTTCTTGCAGGTTGGTGCTTTTACAAAACGTGCAGATGCAGATGCGCAAAAAGCAAGCCTAGCTATTCAGGGTATCCAAACACAATTGAGCGAAGTTACTGCTGATGGAAATACTCTATGGCGTGTTCGCTCAGGGCCCTACAACAGTCCTGAAGAAAGCAATCCAGCGCGTGACAAGTTAAATACCTTGGGCATCAAACCCACTCTTATCAAAGCTAGCAAGTAA